The region CGGAGTTTTTTCCGCACCGTGGATTCACTTATTTTTGTACAGCGGGCGATTGTAGCGATGGATGGGAACGCGGGATGGTCGATGAACCCTTTATCAAAAGGCATCAGGGAACCGAGATAGGTCAGTATGCTGTGTTCATAATGGTCGATGTCATGAAGATGGTCGAATGCTTTGAGATAGCGACCGCCTGAAAATGCTGGATGTTCCGGGGAATTATAAGAAAGCTGTGCCTGTGACATGGGTCCCTCAATCCGTGAGGGAGCGTCTGACATTGAAAAGCGGGCGCGAGTCGCCTATGATCCGTGTCTACGGAACGGCGGGGTCCGCTTTGGGTAAATTGTCAGGCTCCGTTGTTTCGGGAAGCTGGAGTTGGCGCTCCGGCTTCCACCCTAAAGCCAATGTTGTCGCCTACCATAAGTGCAACCGTAAAAACTTCAAAGAAAAATTTTTGGTCGTGGTTGAAAGTCTCCAGGCCTTGCCTCTGGGTATCAGTTCAGGATATGCAGTTCATGAAACACCTGAATTTTGAGGCAAAATATGGCTGTTCGACGCGATCCTCTGACCTGGCAATATCCGGCGATTGAACCCTATCGCAAGGGTCGTCTGAAAGTTTCCTCTGTTCATGAACTTTATTTTGAAGAATCAGGTAACCCCAAAGGCAAGCCCGTAGTCTTTGTCCACGGCGGCCCCGGTGGAGGAACCGATGCGGGTCATCGGCGTTTCTTTGACCCAGAACGTTACCGCATTATTCTGTTTGATCAGCGTGGATGTGGACAGAGCACACCGCATGCGTGTCTGGAAGAGAACACCACCTGGCATTTGGTTGCTGATATGGAAGCCCTGCGCCAGCACCTTGGCATCAAACGCTGGCAGGTGTTTGGTGGTTCGTGGGGGAGCACTCTCGCTCTTGCTTATGCACAGAAGCATCCCGAAGTTGTCACGGAACTCGTTCTTCGCGGAATTTTTCTTTTGAGAAAGCAGGAGATTGATTGGTTCTATCAGTTTGGTGCAAGCGAGATTTATCCAGATGCATGGGAAGCTTACCGAGAAGCGATACCGCCTGCCGAACGGAATGATTTCCTGAGCGCCTATTATAAACGCCTGACCTCAGACGATCCCGAAGTTCGCTTGAAAGCCGCTCGCGCCTGGAGCGTCTGGGAAGGACGCACAAGCAAGCTTTTACCGGAAGCCGGCTTTGTCGATAAGTTCGATGCCGCCGAGTTCGCTTTGGCATTTGCGCGGATTGAATGCCACTATTTTGTAAACAAAGGCTTCTTCGATCGCGACGATTTCCTTCTGCAGGGCGTCGATCGCATTCGCCATATTCCTGCAACCATCGTTCACGGTCGCTATGATGTTGTGTGTCCTTTGACTTCCGCGTGGGCACTGCACAAAAAGTGGCCTGAAGCGGAATTGATGATCACACCCGACGCCGGACATGCCGCGGGTGAGCCCGGGAATTCAAGGGCTCTGGTTGCAGCAACGGATCGGTATGCGAGTCTGGGAGAGAACTGGAACTAAACTATTTTTTCGCCTGGTATCGCATCACGACCATTCCGGAGTCGATTTCCTTGTGGCTCACGAGCTTAAGGTCAACGTACTTCGATAGCCCCGCTAACAACGTTGGACCATGGCCTGCAAGCCTGGGCTGGACGACGAACTCGTACTCGTCGATCAAGCCCAGCTCTGCCAGCGCCAGAGGAAGCGTCACGCCGCATACCAGCAGCTCCTTACCAGGCTCACGTTTGAGCTTTTGGACAGTCTGCCCCAGATCCCCGCGCACCAGCTCTGCATTCCAGTCGACTCGATCGAGTGTGCTCGACACAACGTATTTTTTCGAGGCATCGATTGTCCGACTGAAAGGCTCCATCCAATCAGCCATCCATTCAGGCCTTTTCCCCTCTCGCCACCTCCAGGCAGATTCCATCATTTCATAGGTTACGCGGCCAAAGATCAGAGCATCGGCCCGAGCCAGGCTCTCGGCATGAAAACGGTGCACAGCTTCGGTCGGCAGGCCGGCTTGATGATCGCAGCAGCCGTCCAAAGTGATGTTGATGCAGTATCGAAGAGTTCGCATGATGGACTCCTGCAGTAAGCTGGTGAGTTTTGAACAAATGGTCTGCAGCAATAATCGCAGATTGAGTGGACAGTCGAACGCGTCGGAGACATCACGGCAGCCTAGGAAGCCTTTTTCCACTCCAGATAGAGGTAAGCAAGGTCATCGGCATCGTGCGAATCTTCACCCGCAGCGCGGGTATACTGTTCAAAGTCCTCGATATGCTTTTCATTGCGAGCCACAGCCAGAAGAGTACGCTCCAGCTCGCGGCGTGGCAAGACTTTGCCTGCTTCATTTCGATTTTCGATAAGGCCATCCGTATAGACAAAGATCTTGTCACCAGGCTGGAAATCAAGGCGGACGAGATCGGCTGATGGCACCTCCTCGGTTCCGAGCAGTGAGCCACGGGCCATAAGGATTTTTACCGAATCCTCGCGCACAAGATAAGGAAAGGGATGACCGTGATTCCGCACCACGTAGTAGCCCTTTTCCAGATCCATCCCGATAAGTGCCAGCGTCATGCCCTTATTCAAACGTTTGCTGATATCCATGACAGCATAGTGGATGGCCTGGGCTATGTAGTCGAGCTTCTCTTCAATGCTCAGATTTTTGCCCATCGACTCCAAAACGCTGAGCGCGCCGTGGATGGTGGCCCCGATGGAAACGGCCAGAAGCCCGGAACCAATCCCGTGACCCGTGACATCTCCGACGAGAACGATGCTGTGACGCGATTCCGAAAGATAGGTCAGCGACAGCCAGTCACCACCGAAACGCTCGGCTGGACGATAGAACGAGTGAACGCGCAGACCGGGAATCAACTGAGCCGATTGGTCAATGCGCTCGCGCAGTCCCTGGACGGCCAGCATGGATTCCTCAACTTCCTCACGCTGCATTTGCTCCTTCATCAGGCGGTGCGACGTCTGCTGATTGACATAGGACAGAAGATAGGACTCGATGCAGATGATGCCGAAGAAGCAAAAGGGCATGAGGGCCGGGACATTCAGCAGGTCAATGCCCGAGGCAAGATCGAACAGAGTTCCCGCCACGAGAAGGGCATAAATGCAGGTGAAAAGAAGGTTCTCACGTTTCGGAGTCAGGGCGAGGCGACTGGCGAAAATCACGATGTGGCCGATGAAGATC is a window of Oligoflexus sp. DNA encoding:
- the pip gene encoding prolyl aminopeptidase, producing MAVRRDPLTWQYPAIEPYRKGRLKVSSVHELYFEESGNPKGKPVVFVHGGPGGGTDAGHRRFFDPERYRIILFDQRGCGQSTPHACLEENTTWHLVADMEALRQHLGIKRWQVFGGSWGSTLALAYAQKHPEVVTELVLRGIFLLRKQEIDWFYQFGASEIYPDAWEAYREAIPPAERNDFLSAYYKRLTSDDPEVRLKAARAWSVWEGRTSKLLPEAGFVDKFDAAEFALAFARIECHYFVNKGFFDRDDFLLQGVDRIRHIPATIVHGRYDVVCPLTSAWALHKKWPEAELMITPDAGHAAGEPGNSRALVAATDRYASLGENWN
- a CDS encoding dihydrofolate reductase family protein yields the protein MRTLRYCINITLDGCCDHQAGLPTEAVHRFHAESLARADALIFGRVTYEMMESAWRWREGKRPEWMADWMEPFSRTIDASKKYVVSSTLDRVDWNAELVRGDLGQTVQKLKREPGKELLVCGVTLPLALAELGLIDEYEFVVQPRLAGHGPTLLAGLSKYVDLKLVSHKEIDSGMVVMRYQAKK
- a CDS encoding SpoIIE family protein phosphatase — translated: MRLILSIIFLFLSNLAAAMPFQVTFIQDGKSKDVSLPHIWTQDPALKNLNRGQYELVIPASNGSDDLALLINPKHTQNTIVYQVFRNEQEIFRFGNPEQPDRLTDLIIPGKPIVLKASQEPITLRIVVTTNRHTLWPGIHKITLEPAAEYERHAYRDALMAVGLMGAIVIVAFYHAMLWILNRKERNQLLFVAFCMMVLIFAGLHISRVFFQFHAVNVHMFWMLQSLAWFGSVVFVDAFSYEMFPKEYPAKKIWITLSFAISCWIGNFFSLYSMLVFQVYSWIFIGHIVIFASRLALTPKRENLLFTCIYALLVAGTLFDLASGIDLLNVPALMPFCFFGIICIESYLLSYVNQQTSHRLMKEQMQREEVEESMLAVQGLRERIDQSAQLIPGLRVHSFYRPAERFGGDWLSLTYLSESRHSIVLVGDVTGHGIGSGLLAVSIGATIHGALSVLESMGKNLSIEEKLDYIAQAIHYAVMDISKRLNKGMTLALIGMDLEKGYYVVRNHGHPFPYLVREDSVKILMARGSLLGTEEVPSADLVRLDFQPGDKIFVYTDGLIENRNEAGKVLPRRELERTLLAVARNEKHIEDFEQYTRAAGEDSHDADDLAYLYLEWKKAS